The following proteins are co-located in the Periplaneta americana isolate PAMFEO1 chromosome 12, P.americana_PAMFEO1_priV1, whole genome shotgun sequence genome:
- the LOC138710289 gene encoding host cell factor 1-like, with translation MNVNKMEENLSNLQSTEIKAECEDDTCEKTAATINFPMVKCEAEDSPLVVKKKETPVWHDVGVIKGTSCTVTMFYVQPENKDDVKERDQDTITIDNLPDYSLLTKIQLEPGTAYKFRVAGLNSCGQGPWSEVSAFKTCLPGYPGAPSAIKITKSMEGAHLSWEPPAGEIIEYSVYLAVRSASSQTQGETKTVSTTPTQLAFVRVYCGPTNQCSVPDSSLAAAHIDKTTKPAIIFRIAARNKKGYGPATQVRWLQTLQHESKLLQGSNAQKQMGSHPQ, from the exons ATGAATGTGAACAAGATGGAAGAGAATTTGTCGAATCTGCAGTCGACAGAGATAAAAGCAGAATGCGAGGACGACACCTGTGAGAAAACTGCAGCCACGATTaattttccaatggtgaagtgTGAAGCTGAA GATTCACCACTAGtagtaaagaagaaagaaaccCCAGTATGGCATGATGTGGGTGTAATCAAGGGCACTTCATGCACTGTCACCATGTTCTATGTTCAGCCAGAAAATAAGGACGACGTGAAGGAGCGAGATCAAGATACTATAACAATTGACAATCTTCCAGACTATTCTCTTCTAACAAAGATTCAGCTGGAGCCAGGGACAGCTTATAAATTTAGAGTTGCGGGTCTCAATTCCTGTGGACAGGGCCCTTGGAGTGAG GTTTCTGCTTTTAAAACCTGTCTGCCTGGATACCCCGGTGCTCCTTCTGCTATTAAGATAACAAAGTCTATGGAAGGAGCACATCTATCATGGGAGCCACCAGCAGGAGAGATAATTGAATATTCCGTCTATCTGGCAGTGCGCAGCGCTTCTTCGCAAACACAG GGTGAGACAAAGACCGTGTCAACCACCCCAACCCAATTGGCATTTGTACGTGTGTATTGCGGCCCCACAAACCAGTGCTCTGTGCCAGACTCATCACTTGCAGCAGCTCATATCGACAAAACAACTAAACCAGCCATCATTTTCAGAATTGCTGCTCGAAATAAAAAGGGATATGGGCCTGCCACCCAAGTCAGGTGGCTGCAG